The DNA region TCGAGCGCCGGGATGATGGGCACGCTCAACGAGAAGGTGCTCAAGGCGTACGGCCTGGAGGGCGAGTACAAGGTCGTCTCCTCCAGCACCTCCTCGATGCTCGCCGAGCTGAACGCCTCCATCAAGAAGAAGGAGCCCGTCGTGGTGACCCTGTGGTCGCCGCACTGGGCCTACGGCAAGCACGACCTGAAGAAGCTCGAGGACCCCAAGGGGGCCTGGGGCAAGGGCGAGCAGATCCACACGGTCGCCAAGAAGGACTTCGCCGAGGACTTCCCGGAGCTGACCGGCTGGCTGAAGGACTTCGAGCTCGGTGAGGCGCAGCTGGCCTCCCTCGAGGTGGAGATCCAGAAGGGCGGCGCGGGCAAGGAGAAGGAGTCGGCCCGCCGGTGGATGGATGCCAACCCGGACGTGGTGGACAAGCTGGCGCCTGTCGGCAGCTGAATTCGAACGTCTGAACGATGAAGGGGGCGGCCCGGTAGCGAACCGGGGCCGTCCCCTTCAGGCTGGTCGGAGGGACCCGGACGGTTTCCCGTCCCGTCACTTCCGCTCCATCGCGCGAACGACATGCGTAGGGTGCTGGCAACCGGGAGGATGGCGATCCGGGGAGGGAGCCGGACATGGACGACAAGGAAGCCCTTCGAGTGGGTGCCGCGGTGCGCCGTCGGCGCAGGACCCTCGGCCTCACGCTGGCCGCGGTGGCCGGGCGCAGTGGCCTGTCCGTACCGTTCCTCAGCCAGATCGAGAACGAACGGGCCAGACCCAGCCCCCGGTCCCTGGACCGGGTGGCCGAGGCGCTGGAGACCACCACCGAGCGACTGCGGGCGGCGGCCGACTCGGCGCGCGCCGTGGACGTCGTACGGGCGGACGGCGATGACGGGGTACGCCGGCTGGTGCGTGGCCGCCACCAGCTGAGCGCCCTCGAATTCGTGGGCGAGCAGGACCTCGGACGGGAGTTCCAGCACCGCAACGACGAGTTGATGTACGTCGTGGAGGGCGCCGTCGAGGTCGAGGCCGAGGGCCGGGCCTACCGGCTGGGCCGCGGCGACACGCTCTTCCTCTCGGGCGGGGTCCGCCACCGGTGGCGGGCGACCGTCACGGACACCCGGCTGCTCGTCGTCGCGGTCGCCGAGCACATCGACGCCACCTACGACACCCGCCGCTGAGAGTGCGACACCCCCGGCGGGGCGGACGGGCAGCCGCCACCGGACGGCGTCCGCGGCTCGCCGCCGCGGGCCGCCTCAGGTCGCGGCGCCGGCCACCGGACACGGCGGTCGCGGCGGCGCGAGCAGCGTTCCGCCGATCACCCCGCGCAGCGTCCTCGCGCCCGCCACGGCCCAGGCGGTCACCAGCAGGGCGTAGAGCGCCACGGCCAGCCAGGTGAGCGCGGTCAGCCCCGTGTGCCGGGCCAGTCCCGCCGCGCCGGTGACGCACGTGCCGACCGGGAACGTGAAGCCCCACCACGTCATCGTGAACGGCATGCCCCGCCGCGCCGCGCGCACCACCATCGCGACGGACAGTGCCAGCCACAGCAGCGCGAAGCCCATCACCGGCACCCCGTAGACCACGGCGAACGCGCCGAACGCCGAGGCGTAGGGCGTCCTGATCGCGTCCGGCGCCACATCGGCCAACTGGTTGACGGCGGTCGTGGACTGGCCGAGCGGGCCGAGCACCAGGAAGAGCGCCGGGGTCAGCGCGAGTGGCAGTGGCCCGTGGTGGATCAGTCGTCCGAGGATCAGGGGCACGACGGCCAGGGTCGCCAGCAGGGACAGCCCGAACATCGCGTAACAGGCCAGCAGCAGCGCCTCGCGCCACTGGCCGGGCGGCAGCTCGGGTACGAGGAGGGGGCCGACCGCGGCGGAGACCATCGGGGCCACCAGGGGCAGCAGCCAGACCGGCGAGGCGGTGCCGGGTGCCGGGCGGTGACGTACGACCATGAGGTACGGGACGGCCACGGCGACGACGAGGCCGCTCACCGTGCCCGCCGTGAAGAGCACCGCGCCCGTGGCGACGGCCGCCGGGTGGCCGATGACGTCCCGGCCGACGGCCGCCGTACCGGCGCCCACCGCGAGCAGCGCCATGGACAGGCAGCCGTAGAACGGGGCGACGGCGGGGTCCAGGAGGTGTGCGCGGGCCTGGTCGCGGTGGAAGACCCAGTGTCCGGCGCGGGCCACGAGGACCCCGGCGAGCAGCACGGCGGACAGGAGCCACACCGCGACGCAGGCACCCCGCAGGCCCGGGACGTGGACGGGCAGCGCGGCGCCGGCGCTCGCGACGACGGCGGTGCCCATGACCGTCGCGTACCAGTTCGGGCCGATGTGCCGGAGGGAGGGGAGTGGGAGCGGGGCGGGGGCCGGTGCGAGGGCGACGGGCCGGATCCGCGGAATGGTGGCCATGCCATGATTTTCCGTGGGCGGGTCGCCGCCCACCAGGGAGCCCGCACCTATGAGGTCATAAGCTGGCTTTATGCCCAGCTCCACGCCCGGCCCCTCGCCCGTGCCGCCGCCCGGCCCCTCGTCCGTACCGCCGCCAGGTCCCTCGTCCGTGCCGCCGCCCCCCGGGACAGGAGCCGGTCAGTCCGCCCCCGGCGATGGGCACGGGCGCCTCGCGCAGCGGGTTCCCGACCTGGGGGCGATGGTGCTGCTGCTCGCCGTCGCCCGGCACGGGAGCCTCGGACGGGCGGCCCGGGACATCGGCATCACGCAGCCCGCTGCCTCCAGCCGCATCCGGTCGATGGAGCGGCAGCTGGGCGTCGCGCTGCTGGACCGCTCGCCGCGCGGCTCCCGGCTGACCGACGAGGGAGCCCTGGTCACGGACTGGGCGCGCCGGGTCGTCGAGGCCGCCGAGGCGTTCGACGCGGGAGCCCAGGCGCTGCGGGACCGCCGTGACTCCCGGCTGCGGGTCGCCGCGAGCATGACGATCGCGGAGTACCTGCTGCCCGGCTGGCTGATCGCGCTGCGGGCCGAGCGCCCCGGTACCGCCGTCTCGCTCCTCGCGGGCAACTCGGCCGCGGTGGCACTGCGGCTGCTGACCGGTGAGGCGGACCTGGGCTTCGTCGAGGGACTGTCCGTACCGGAAGGGCTCGACGGCACGGTCATCGCGCACGACCGGCTCGTCGTCGTGGTCGCCCCCTCCCATCCGTGGGCCCGCCGCAGGACCCGGCTGATGCCGGGGGAGCTCGCCGCCACACCGCTGATCCTGCGGGAACACGGCTCGGGCACGCGGCAGGTCCTGGACGCCGCCCTGGCGGTGCACGGAGGGCTGGCGCGCCCCCTGCTCGAACTCTCCTCGACGACCGCGGTCAAGGGCGCGGCGGAGAGCGGGGCCGGTCCCTGCGTGCTGAGCGAACTGGCCCTCGGCGAGGAGCTCTCCGCCCGCCGCCTGGTCAAGGTCCCGGTCGAGGGCGTCCGGCTGCGGCGCCAGCTGCGCGCGGTCTGGCCGGCCGGCCACCGGCCCGCCGGACCGGCCCGCGACCTGCTCTCCCTGACGGTCCCCCCGGCGGGGCCGGGCCGCGCCTGAGGGCCGTCAGTACCGCACCCGCCGGGACGGAGGCCGCCGCACCGGATCAGACGCGGACGGCGACCGGGGGCGCTGCCGCCTTCTCCCGGGCCGCTTCCACCAGCGCCCGCACGACCCG from Streptomyces sp. B1I3 includes:
- a CDS encoding helix-turn-helix domain-containing protein encodes the protein MDDKEALRVGAAVRRRRRTLGLTLAAVAGRSGLSVPFLSQIENERARPSPRSLDRVAEALETTTERLRAAADSARAVDVVRADGDDGVRRLVRGRHQLSALEFVGEQDLGREFQHRNDELMYVVEGAVEVEAEGRAYRLGRGDTLFLSGGVRHRWRATVTDTRLLVVAVAEHIDATYDTRR
- a CDS encoding TDT family transporter → MATIPRIRPVALAPAPAPLPLPSLRHIGPNWYATVMGTAVVASAGAALPVHVPGLRGACVAVWLLSAVLLAGVLVARAGHWVFHRDQARAHLLDPAVAPFYGCLSMALLAVGAGTAAVGRDVIGHPAAVATGAVLFTAGTVSGLVVAVAVPYLMVVRHRPAPGTASPVWLLPLVAPMVSAAVGPLLVPELPPGQWREALLLACYAMFGLSLLATLAVVPLILGRLIHHGPLPLALTPALFLVLGPLGQSTTAVNQLADVAPDAIRTPYASAFGAFAVVYGVPVMGFALLWLALSVAMVVRAARRGMPFTMTWWGFTFPVGTCVTGAAGLARHTGLTALTWLAVALYALLVTAWAVAGARTLRGVIGGTLLAPPRPPCPVAGAAT
- a CDS encoding LysR family transcriptional regulator, whose amino-acid sequence is MVLLLAVARHGSLGRAARDIGITQPAASSRIRSMERQLGVALLDRSPRGSRLTDEGALVTDWARRVVEAAEAFDAGAQALRDRRDSRLRVAASMTIAEYLLPGWLIALRAERPGTAVSLLAGNSAAVALRLLTGEADLGFVEGLSVPEGLDGTVIAHDRLVVVVAPSHPWARRRTRLMPGELAATPLILREHGSGTRQVLDAALAVHGGLARPLLELSSTTAVKGAAESGAGPCVLSELALGEELSARRLVKVPVEGVRLRRQLRAVWPAGHRPAGPARDLLSLTVPPAGPGRA